The Apibacter raozihei DNA segment TTTTTGGAACACCTAAAATTGGAGGCATTTTAGGAAGGAGTGTACCCTATCTTGGATGGGCACTTATGTATTGGGATGTAGGTGAAATGTTACATGAAATGAATACAGAATTTTGGGAAAATCATTATGATGAATATGATTTTAGTTTACTTATGAATAATTATAGTTAATTATTTAGTTTATTTTTTACTATTTTGAATTCTACAAAAGAAAAAATAAATTATTATCCATAAAGAGGAGTAAGATCTATTCATATTATATTTAACAAAACTTACGTAAATAAAGAATAGGTTAGAGAAGATTAAAATAAATTTGAATAAACGTGTAATATCAATATACGTAAAAAAGAGAATATTGAATGAGGATGACAGTAGAATTTTTATTGATCTACGAATCTTTAAAAAGGTTCACAATCGGTAAATAATCGTACCATTTGTAAGCCTGTTTTGTAGCAAAAAAGAAAAATAGTTTTATGATTTTTGTTTACGCTTTTTTCGCTCTTCTTTCTTTTTTTGTTTTTTTTCTCTTTCTATCTGGTTTTGCTTCTCTATTTCAGATACTCTATCTTGAAATAGCTTTTTTTCTTTATTTAAAGCCTCCAATTTTGAATTCAGTGAAGTAATTTTGTTATTTATTTTGTCAATTTTAACCTCATTTACAGGATTATTTTCCTCTTTCAGCTCCTTTAACCGTTTTTCTTGTGTCTCAATTTTAGCATTCGTTGTTTTGATTTTCATATCAACCTTGTAAACTTTATTTTTAAAAATTTCTAAACTGGAAATTGATTGATTCCGATAATAATTTATACGGTTCATATTCGTGTTCATAAAATTTCTGTGCTGACTTACGGCCATTTGATGCATACGCATGGAAGAACTCATGGCTCCTATCTGAGAGTATACCGGTAGGGTAGACAAAATAAGAAGTAAAATTGATAATGTTTTTTTCATAGTAATTTTTATAATTAGTTAAAAATATTGAGTGTACTTAGATAAAATTTTGGCAAAAATATTAAATTAATTTGTAGTAAGATTAAATTATTCTCAAACATTTATATGTTTCGTAGTAAAAAAGGAAAGCAATTAATATTAAAACATTTTGCTTTATATTTTTTATCTTAATTAAGCTTTTTATTAATTGAATTAACTATTAATTGTGAAATAAAAAAAATGACTATTTGAATTATAAATACCGGATATAAAGGTGTTGATTGTACAAAACGATATACAAAACTTAAAAAATTTACAGGTAATGTTATAATTAGAGAAGGTAAAACCCAATCTCCAAAACCAAAATTGCTTCCATAAATTGAACACACGGTAATCGTTCCGTATAAATTATACAGAAAAAGAAAAAGCAGAATTCGTTGTTTTGTATTTAAAAATAGCAATTGTAAGATATGACTTATGGTATGCTTAATTTTTATTGGTAATCTTTATTTAGACAGCTTTTCAATCAATTCTTCCCTATCTTTAAGCATTCGCTCATAAAGTTCAACAACTTTGTCAAGAGGATTAAATGTGCAACTGTAGTTATTGAAATTTCCATTAGCACTATCATTAAAAGTATTGATGTAATTTACTGTAGCTTCATCAGTCATGTTTTTAATCGCTTCTACAGGAACTTTTAATGCCTGAGAAACTTTTTCAAGTATCTTATCTTCCAACAATTCCTTTTGTTCATAATCCGATACAGTTGCCTGACTAACACCTAAATCAAAAGCTAAAGATTCCTGCTTAATTCCAAGCATTTCTCTTAGTCTTTTAATATTTCTTCCCTGGTGTACTTTCTTAGGTGCTGTCTCTGTATTCATAACAAAAATGTTTTAGCAAAAATAAAAAAATAATCTGATAAAAACAGAGCTATATTTTATTAATGCTTCTTATATAATAAAGGCTTCATTAGTAGCTTATAGGACAATTATGCATTCACTTTGCTAAAAAATAATCCTAGTATGAAAAAGAAAGATCCGGAATTCTGGAAAGAAGCAAAAGAATCTATGGAAACTATCCGTAAGAACAGGCATAATAAAAATTGTTTAATGGTGGAAATGGAAAGCTATACAGACTTAGGTTGCTTGCTTTCTGCATTAATCCGTATCTCTCAACAATCTCTCTTCCTGAAAGAAGAATTGGTAGATGAAGAGATACGAACTGACATTTATAATCTTTTAGATTTTGCTAATAAGCTTATCCCCTTTCCTGAGTTAGAGTTGCTGGATGAGATTAGTACTATATCCAGATAAAAATTATATAAAACAATCAATTCTATAGAAAGTGTTTATTATTCTAGGTAAAAAAACTTGTTAAATTTGCGCTATGAATAAAACTATACTGATATTGCTATTTTTTGTCTTTAGCCTTTTTTCATTTTCACAGACTACTAAAACAATAGTTGATCTTGAAAAATTATCAGAGCAGGAACTCGGCAATATTTCCCAAAGTGTTTCACAAAAAGGTTGGGTTTTACTGAAAGATAAGAATCATAATTATATATTGAATTGCTCCAATAAAGATTATCATTTATTTTTTTCCATTATTTGTGAAAAAGCAACTGATAGACCCGGATTTCATATTGAATTTTCTAATAACTACAGAGACGGAAGCTACGGAGGCATAGATTTTTTGAGCTCTAACGACGACCGGGAGGTACAACTTTTGTTAGATGGTAAAAGTTTCCAAAATCCATTTAAAAACTATGAAGAAACTCTATTTAAAAAATTTACTGAAGCTTTAAGAAATGCAAAAATTCTTACTATCGAGGTTTACGATCATGATGATTTCACTCAGGAACTTAAATTGAATCGCTCTATTGATTTTAAGCTTGAAAATGGAGATTTAATAGACTATCCGGTACAATGTAATGAATGAAATGGAAAGCATTTTTTGTATTAACCTACTAATTTTTATGTTTATAAGCCACTAATTACGATCTTTAATTAAGAACAAATGATTTATTATTTTTATTTATTACAAGTCATATTTATTTCTTTTTACCTACCAGATTTTCTATATCTTTATTAGTCCAAATCATATTTTTTAGCTTTGAATTAAAAATGGGAATACTAATTATACCGTTCTATTTGATACCTATGGTGATTTTCTTTTATAGTTTTATTATTCTTGTTCCATTGGTCATAAAAAAACAAATCACTTTCAAACAAATTTTATCAGGTTTTTTTCTTTCTTTATCGCTTTATGTTGCAATATTATACTATTTGGCTAATGATGGTAAAGCCAGTGCTTTAGTTCCTCTTATTTTGATACCATTATGCATGTTCGTCATTCCCGCAATATTGTCTGTTATATCCCAATATATTAAGAGTGAAAAAAATCCACTTTATAATGTATTTATGATTAGCATTTTTTTTCTGGCTTTTTATTCATTGCTTTTACAGAGATAATTAAATATTTTAGAGAATCTGGAATAATACATTTTTATCTTTAATTTTAGGTTCTTAAACTTTTTCCATTAAGTGTAATAATATTAAACATGGAGAATAACCTATTAAATACTCTACTTCCATATATCTCTGAATTCTTCCACTATTTGCTTTATTGCATCACCATAATAGTTACAGTTTATTTTATTGCCTTTATTCCCAATAACAGCTTTTTCAAAAAATATCTTTAAATATTTCACATTTCCCATAATTAGTAGCTTATCTCTCAAAAACGCTCCTTCATATATATCTCAACAGTAAATTCTGGATTTTTTATAATTTTTCCTCTAATAAAATTGATAATTCTTTATCCTGTAAATTTATATTAATTTTTATGGGAATAGAGATATTAATTTTATAAAGTTCAACATCTTCAATAACATATTCACTTTCTGAAAGTCTTAACCTATATTGTTTACCTTTGGATAAATGAGTATTTATTTTTATATTATTAATTGGGTAATCACATAATCCTCTTCTACCTAATCCTGTATATATATAAAGAAAATCACAGTATAAAATATATTCTCCCTCATCTATAGTAAAAACTTCATTCCAGTAATTGCCTATTGCTTTGTCATATTTTTTTAGATCATAATTTTCTATTCTTAAACTTTGCCCTAAGAAATCAAGTATCGCATAACTCTGTAATCTTTTTTTTATATATACTTTTAAATTATTTCGTTTTTTTTTTAAGGACAAAACTTTAATTAAAATCCAGACATATACAAGTAAAACCACTACACCAAAAGCTATAAACACATGACAATCAACTATGTATAAAACTGTTTCTGGTTGGGATATATACTTAGTTGTAGGAGCGAAATATAAAATAAGTATTAATAAAGCAGAGCCTATTATTACGAGGATACAGTAAAACAGATTTCCATTAATTAAGCTTTTTTTAACTTTTAAAGTATATAGAATTCCTGATACTGCTAAAATTCCTAAAACAGAAAGTATTTTAATTCCTATGTGTCCATCATAATTCAAAGAGGTTATTCCTATTATTAGCATCATTATTGCGTAAGCTAATGAAACCATCAAACCGAATAAAAGAAGTTGGTAAAATCCTATCTTACTCATTTTAATAAAAATATATGAATGTAAATTAAAGGAAAAATCCCTTATCAGCAAAGCCAAATCAAGTTTCTTTCGTTATTATCACATGGTCTACAAAAACCAAATCCAATAGCTTTCGGCATTTGTGTTCCTATCAGGGCTTTGCAAGTAAGTTCATCAAAAGTTGAAGGTATATAAGCTTTCTTTGCTGTTGCATAAAATTGCTTTGTAGTTTGGCTTTTTACTATTTCTATCTCCACCAGAGATTTTTAATAAAAAGAAGGAAGTTCCATCTTTTTTGTTTCTTTCTTTAAAATTGATAATTGTTACACATTGGTTTATGTTTTTTGAGTTAGTGTATCACTTGCAAACAAAAAACCAGAGGAAAAAGATTAAGCTTTCATCTTGAATTTTTATACATTCTGGAATTTGTTCTGTTTCTTATGTAATTTGAGTGGGAGGTTTTCCCTTTAATACTGGTGGGGGAATTTAATTAGGGTAGTTTGCTCATAAATATATTTTTAAGATAAATTTCTATGGAAAAATTTTAGCTTAAATCAGGGGGGAGATAAAGTTTAACGTATTAATTTACTTATATTTGCATTTGCTAAGTATAAAAATATACAAAATATAATAGTACTAATTAGAATTCCAATAATATATAGCTACGATGAACATTAAAAATATTAAAATTCAAAACTTTAGAAATTTTAAAGACTTTTCAATTGACTTTTCAGAAGGGTTTCAAACAATTATAGGAGAAAATAATGTTGGAAAGAGCAATCTTTATTGGGCTATTAGACTTGTACTTGACAGAGAACTATCTTATAATTCGAGAAAATTAGAACTCAAGGATTTTCACAATTACAAGAATTCTATTACAATTAATGATTATGTACTGATTTCAATTGAGCTTTTTAGCGAAAATCTTGCATCTTTTCCCACTTTTCATGCATTTAAAACAAGTGATACTACCGCACAGATTACCTATGTATATGCTCACAGAAGCAAGTTTAATGAAGATGATGCTACTCCAGAAGAAATTGAGTTAAATGACTTTAATTGGCGTTTATTTGCAGGAAATCAGACTCTCAACCTAGAATATTTGGTAAGTAGATCAGCACAAATAACTTTTAGGGATTTAGAAGGAATAAATCTTTATTATATAAATGCTTTCCGTAATATAAATTCAGATTTGCACGGTAATACAAAGTCGTTATTAAGTAGATATTGCCAATCAAGAGAAAATGCAGAAGAAGAGCTTGAAAGTATTCAGACAATCTTACAACAATCATCTACTGATTTGAATAAATTACTTTTTATTCCTAATTTATCTGAAACGATACAAAAAAAAGGTATTGATATAGCAGGCCAATATTTCTCTTTTCCAGTAGCAATTAGTTTTCTCTCAAATTATAATACTGATGCTTGGAATCAGTTAAATTTATTTTTTTGCCCTGAAGAAAACAATAATATTCCTATTCAAGTTTTAGGATTAGGACAAAAAAATATTTTATATTTGAGTTTATTTATTGCTGAATTAGAAAATTCAAGTAAACAACACGAAATAAACCTTTTACTTATTGAAGAGCCAGAAGCACATCTTCATCCTCAATTACAAAAAATACTTTTTGCAAATTTGAACGGATTGAAGACAACCCAAGTTTTTATGACATCACACTCTACCCATATAGCAAGTGATTGTGATTACAAAAACTTAAATATTCTATACAGAAATAAAGAAAAAGAAGTCAAATCCTTTTCACCATTTGGAAATGGTCTTTTAACCGACAGAGAGAGTAAATTGCTTAAACGTTATTTAGATGCTACGAGAAGTGAAATGTTTTTTGCTTCCGCGATTATTTATGTTGAGGGTGTAGGCGAACAGTTTGTAATTCCTTCAATTGCTAAGGAAGTTTATGGTATTAATTTGACTGAACACAACATCTCAGTAATTCCTATTCACAGCAGGTTTTTTGACCCATATTTAAAAATCGTGCAAGATTCAAATCTTGAGATTCCTGCAGTTGCTATTATTGATGGGGATAGCACAGAACTAAAAGAAGACGATACGGAAACTACAGCTGTTGCAAATGCTAAAGAACTTGAAGTAACAGATAGGGTTGTAGTTATGTCAGGAGAAAATACATTCGAAATTGATTTATTTCCGAATGTAGAAACGAATAATATTTATTTGAAAACTTGTTTTGAAAATTTGAATCATAAAAAATCATTTGAAAATTTAATTAATGCAACTAAAGACGAAGAAGAAAATTGGTCAATAGGATTAATTAAGCGAATAGACCAAACAGTAATGAAAGGAAGATTTGCCCAAGAATTAAGCTTATTAATTGATAAAGACTTCCAAGTCCCTGAATATATTGAAAAAGCAATTTTACATATTGCTAAATGTAAAAATATTGAAGTAAACAATGCTAAATGACAAGCAGTGTAGAGTAGTTTATGATTTAACTGGCAACACAATTGTTAGTGCATCTCCTGGTTCGGGAAAAACAAAAACACTTGTTGCAAGAGCACAGCATAAGTTGGAAACAATTCCATTTCACAAATCATTAGCTTTAATTACATATACAAACGCAGGCGCAGATGAAATTGCCTACCGTTTAGCAGACCAAGATTACAAAGTTTTCATTGGTACAATACACCGTTTCTGTTTAGAATTTATTTTACGTCCATTTGGGTGGATTTTTAATTGGCATAAGCCGAGAGTGGTTACTTATAATGAATTAAATGAATTTATTGAGGAAAATAAGACTTTAGATTTAGGAAGTAGCCCATTAGATGAGTTAAACAAAATAAAAAAAACACTTGATGGAAATTTAGATACAACAGTTGTTTGGAATAATTTAACAGATATACAAACAGTAGCAAATGCTTTTTATGATTTTCTTCAAAACAGGAAAGCTATTGATTTTAATGAAATATTATATCGTTCTTATAAAATCATAAAAGAAAAAGATTTTGTAATAAGTTCTCTTGCAAATAAATTTTATGAAATTTCAATTGACGAATTTCAAGATACAAATATTTATCAATATGAAATACTAAAAGCAATTCAACAGAAAAAAATATGTACATTTTTTATGGTTGGAGATGAAAAACAAAGAATTTATCGATTTGCAGGCGCTATTGATAATGCGTTTAAAAGAGCTTCTCTTGACTTTGATGCTCCAATTGAAATTTTGGAAGTAAACTATCGCTCAACAAGTAATATAATTAATACATATTCTTCGTTATTCGAAAACCACCCCGAATTGATAAACGAATCAGAATATAAATCAATTGATTATAAAGTAATTTTTCAGCAAACAAAAAAAGACGACCATAATACAATTGTTAAAAATTATATTGAATATTTAGTAAATAAAGGGAATATTGAGCCATCTGAAATTGCAATTCTTTCATTACAATGGAGAGATGCGTTAAGTGTAAGTAAAGCACTTAGAAACAAATTTCGTATTGTTGGTTTAGGAGCATTGCCTCATAAAAGTTTAAATAACTCAACATTTAATTTGGTTCGTTGCCTTAGTAGGTTTTCTCATTCAATTACCGTAAAGAGTTTAAGAATAATTCGCAGAGCCATTGAATTACATGTTTTAGAAAATAACCTGACTATTAGCAACACAGAGTTTAACTATATTACAAATTCTCTTATCTCAAAATTCGGACAAATTGATAATAGTCTTTCTTTAAAAGATGGTATTTTTGAACTTCAAAAAGTTTTTGATATAATTTTTAAAGTTTCACATTCAGCATTTGATGAATTATTGTACTTACTTGATGATGATGAAGCTGAGCAATGGACTTTTGAAAAATATATTGAAACATTATCAGGAGTAGCTGGGATTACAATAAACACAATCCACCAAGCAAAGGGTTTGGAATACAAAGTTGTTATTCTTAACCAAATAAACGAAAACAAAATTCCATACCAAATGTATTTGGGACAGCAAAATGGTAATTATATTTATGAGGATTTAACAGAAGAAAGTATAGAGGATGGAAGAACACTTTTATATGTTGGTTTGAGCCGAGCTCAGGCAGTTTTAGTCATTTTACACAATTGGAAGCCTTCAATGTTTATTCAGACTTTAAAGTCTGTAAATACTTAACTCAAAATTAAATCTTAGCTGTATAGGTAATATTTACAATATAAAAACCACCCCACAAAAGTAGAGTAGCTTATCAACTAACTCAAAAACCAATGATAGTTCGAATTACCACTGATAGCTTTATCAATGCTCTCGTTAAACTCAAAAGCATTTACATTCCTTTCCAGAAACGTATCAATATAACTGGATTTATTGGCTTGGATAAACAAGTTATACACTTTACATAAAAATCTTATCATTTTAATAATCGTTTACTATTCAGTTAAATGTAGTATGCCTAATTGTATGCCTTTTTTAGCATGAAATAGTAAAATCAGAAGCTATCTAAAGAAGTAAATTATATAACTCCTTGATTTTAAATAAAAAAAGAGAATCAATTTCTTGATTCTCTTACTTAGTAGCGGGAACAGGACTCGAACCTGTGACCTTCGGGTTATGAGCCCGACGAGCTACCTACTGCTCCATCCCGCGTTGTTATTTCGATTGCAAATATACGACTATTTTCTAACCATGCAAATAAATTATCACTTTTTTTTCGGTGGATGAGCTTTTATATACTCCAAAACCTCTTCAGGATGGTCGGTAAGAAAAAGTAAATTCTTGTATTCCATACCTTTAGCTAGCTGATGCAAGGTTGAATAAAGAGAAGTATCTTCTACGTATCTTTTTTTACCAAAAAAGACCATGGGGCTATAATAGCCATAAGTTCCGTAATGATTCTGGGTGGCTTCCTGAAAAATTTCCTGAGTAGTTCCGGCACTACCCGGTGCATATACCACACCGTACAAACATACCGCCAGAAGAATATCTTCCCGTATACTATTAGAAAAATACTTGGCAATATGTGAAGCAAATACATTGCTGGGCTCATGCCCGTAAAACCAGGTAGGAATAGCCAGGTTTCCGTTTCCTTCCGGATATAGCTCTAAAACCCTGAGTGCCTGTTCCAGATAATTTTCTGCCAGATATTCCGGCTGTTCAGGGTTTGTTTTCTTTACATCCGAAAGAATAGCCAAAGCCTTATAAAAATCGGCTTCGGTATAATTAGCCATATAAGCTCCGAAATTTGCAGCTTCCATAATTCCGGGACCTCCTCCGGTAACGATATAATAACCGCTTTCTGCAAGCAGACGGGCTGCTTTAGCAGTCTTAATATAAAATTCGGAAGTACGGTCCATACTATGCCCTCCCATGAAGCCTACGGCCTTCTTTTCGGTCATTCCCTCATCATCAAACAATAAAAGCTCTCTGAGGCTGCTGTCTATACTATAATCATGAATCCTCTGTGCCAATGCGTCATCCATTGGCGGGTTAAAACGGGTAGTATTAAAATGGATATAAATTTTTTCATCGCAGGTCAAAGTTTCTCCATCTTCTTTAGCCATCAGTTCTTTCCATGTATATAGCGACCGACGGGCCGGTTTATATGGCAATGACTTAAACTTCGGGTAAACAAAAACTCCCTGCATCACCAAAAACACAAAATCTTCCTGCGGCAGTTCACAATTTATAAAAATGGTATTTTTGAAAGTATAGATTTTCCAGTCAACCGGAAAGTTGACAAAATTTATATTCTGAACAACTATATCTTTAAAATAGATACTTTTAGAAATGTAACTCTTAAATTCACTTTCTGACTTTATAAAGTTTTTAAACCTTTTGATACTCATAGCAGTCTTATATATTTATGATAAAAAAATCAGTCGATAGGACTGATTTTATATAACTTTATAACTATTTATTTATTTTTTTCTGACTTTCTCTTTCAAAGCATTAAAATCATCCCATCGTTTCTCATAGGCAAGTAAAGCTTGTTCGGGCCAGGAAGACGGATCATGTATTTTATATGAAGCACCTCCATATAAGGTAAGAACGTTTCGTAAATCTTCCTCCTTAGCTTCTGAGAGCTGTTTCCAGGTATATATACCGCTTTCATTAAGAAAAAATTCAATTCTCTCTCCTACTCCCTCAATAATTTTTAAATCGTCTCTGACTACCTGTTCATTTCTGATAAACTTTTCCTGAGCAACATGCTGAGACGTTTCTGATTCCTTTATTGTCCTGGGCTTTCTTTCAATTTTACCTCCGGTGTAAAGTACCTTCATGGTTTCAATTTTGTTGATATGCTGAGCCAGTTCATTTTTCAGCGTTTCATTTTCTTCTTCTACCTTCATTAAAATTTCCTCTGTTTTCTTGCCAAAAAACAAACCTATGAAATAAAACAACAATGCGGTAACCAGCAAAGGAAGAATTACCAATAACAAAGCTTTAAAAAATGCACGGGTATTAGCATCCGTACTATTAAAATTTTCATCCCACCGAATAGAGGTTAAATCCAGATTTTCAATCCGCAGGTACCAATAGCTAACGCCGGTTATCCAGCCGATACCGATAATTAAAAAAATCCAAAATAATATTTTTTTACTCATAAAGAAGTAATTAATGTTTAAAGTTAAAAAAAACAGATGAAATAAGAAAATATCTTATCCGTTTGTCTTACGGTTCAGAAAATCAAACACCAAAGCATTAAATTCCTCCGGTCTGTCCAGCTCTATATTAATAGGCAGATAAAACAGATTATTTTTAAGCTGTTGGAAATGCTTTAATCGCATATAGTCTTTTTCTGTGGTAAGTATGATGCTATCACCTTTTATATTCTGATAGGCATTTTCAATATCTTCAATATCCGATTCGGAAAAATTATGATGATCTTTATATTGAAGATGTTTTACATAAGCAAATTGAGAATGTGAAAATTCCAGAATTTCTTCATATTTGGCTATCCCCGTTACCAGAAGAACCTTGTAGTGAGAAATCTCATCAATATTAAGTGTAAAACTGAAAGATTTTACTTTCTGTTCATACACAATCTTAGAAAAAAATAACGCCTGATAGGGCTGAAGTTTCAGCTTTCGCTCAATCACTTTTTTATCTTCCTCGGTAACTACTTCCGGACATTTGGTTACTACCACGATATGTGCGCGCTTTGCTCCGTATTTACCTTCGCGAAGCCTGCCCACCGGTAAGATTTTATCCTCATAATAAGGTTTAAAATAATCCGTAAGCAAGATATACAAATCAGCTTTTACATATCTATGCTGAAACGCATCGTCAAGAATAAACATCTCCGGATTAAAATCATTAATCAGGTGGTCAATACCTTCCGCTCTTTTCTCATCAACCCCCACTACAATTTTGTTACGGAAGCGTTCGAAAAACTGCATAGGCTCATCACCAATATCTTCAAAACCGGTTTCGTAATTTGCAAATTGATAGCCTTTGGTTTTTCTGCCGTACCCCCTGCTCATTATCCCGATAAGATACTTATCCTTGAGCAGATCGATAAGGTAAATCACAAAAGGCGATTTACCGGTTCCTCCTACACTTAGGTTGCCTACTGCAATAACAGGCTTCCTGTAGGTTTTGGAACGATAAATACCCCAGTCAAAGAATTTGTTTCTGATATAGGTTACTAACCAGTATAAACCGGAAAAAGGATATAAAAATATTTTCATATTCACGGCAAAATTATAAATTATATGATAATATTTACCTCTCTTTGTAAATGAATATTAAAAATTTTATTAACATCCCTGATTATGTTTTCTGAGAGATTGTATATTTCCATTCCCCCGGCATTTCCATAGTTAACCAGTACTAAAGCCTGTTTGTCATGTACCCCGGCGTTGCCTACTCTTTTACCTTTCCATCCGGCTTTTTCAATTAACCATCCGGCCGGAACTTTCACCTGATTTTCAGGTGCTTCGTAATGGGGCATCTCAGGATATATTTCTTTTAGGCTGTTAAACTGCTGAACTGGCAACAGGGGGTTTTTAAAAAAACTACCTGCATTACCGGTAACTTTAGGATTCGGAAGTTTATTATTACGGATAGCAATTACAGCCTCACTTACTTCTTTAATAGAAGGTTCGGATATGCCTTGTTTCAGCAATTCTTCTTTTATGGAACCGTAATCTGTTACAATATGATGATTTTCACTGGTAAGACGATACGTGACTTCCAGAATTACATAACGGTTTTTTCCTTCATTTTTAAAATAAGAATCTCTGTAACCAAACCTGCAGTCTTTGTTTGAAAAAGTTTCTATAGCACAGGTTTGAATATTTAAGGCTTTTAATGAATAAAAATGATCTTTAATTTCTACTCCGTAAGCTCCTATATTCTGCATAGGAGAAGTACCTGCATTTCCAGGAATCAGGGAAAGGTTTTCTAACCCTCCGTAGTTTTTATTTATACAATATTGTACGAAAGAGTGCCAATTTTCACCGGCGCTGGCCGTAACTAAAACCTGATGGTTATCGTCCGGTTTTTCTTCACGTATTCCCTTTAAGGCTATATGAATGGCCAATCCCTCCCAGGATTTAGCAAAAAGAATATTGCTACCGCCCCCTACCATGAGAATAGGCAATTCTTTTTCTTGTGCAAAAGCTAAAGCTTCTTCCAACTCCTGCATCGAGGTAATTTCACAGAAAAAACGACAGTAAGCCGGAACTCCGAAAGTAGTCAGTTCTTTTATATCTTTATTTTCCTCGATATGAATCATCTGGCTGAATTGTAAACTTCTATCCCCTTCTTCATAATTTCAACCGCGCTTTTAATATCCTCCTTATTGATTACGTAGGCCATTCTGATTTGTTTTTTGCCCAATTCATGATTGGAATAAAAACCCTGAGCCGGTGCCAACATCACTGTTCCATTATTATACTGATATTCTTTCAATAGCCATAGACAAAAATCTTCGGCATCTTCTACGGGAAACTCAGCGGTACAATAAAATGCGCCCTTAGGCGTTGGACAAAACACTCCCGGAATTTCATTAAGCAGCTGGACCAGCAGGTCTCTTCGTTCAGAATATTCTTTTCTGACCTGATCAATATAATCGCGAGATTCGTAATGAGCCGCATTGGCTACAATCTGTCCGATAAGCACAGGACTGAGACGTGCCTGAGCAAATTTAAGCGCCGTTTGTAAAAATTCACGGTTACGGGTAACCAGAAATCCACAACGTATTCCGCATAAGCTATATCTTTTTGATTCCGAATCTACTACAATTGCGTTTTCACTCAATTCCGGAAAATCCAATACTGAATGATGGGTCA contains these protein-coding regions:
- a CDS encoding helix-turn-helix domain-containing protein → MNTETAPKKVHQGRNIKRLREMLGIKQESLAFDLGVSQATVSDYEQKELLEDKILEKVSQALKVPVEAIKNMTDEATVNYINTFNDSANGNFNNYSCTFNPLDKVVELYERMLKDREELIEKLSK
- a CDS encoding ATP-dependent nuclease, which produces MNIKNIKIQNFRNFKDFSIDFSEGFQTIIGENNVGKSNLYWAIRLVLDRELSYNSRKLELKDFHNYKNSITINDYVLISIELFSENLASFPTFHAFKTSDTTAQITYVYAHRSKFNEDDATPEEIELNDFNWRLFAGNQTLNLEYLVSRSAQITFRDLEGINLYYINAFRNINSDLHGNTKSLLSRYCQSRENAEEELESIQTILQQSSTDLNKLLFIPNLSETIQKKGIDIAGQYFSFPVAISFLSNYNTDAWNQLNLFFCPEENNNIPIQVLGLGQKNILYLSLFIAELENSSKQHEINLLLIEEPEAHLHPQLQKILFANLNGLKTTQVFMTSHSTHIASDCDYKNLNILYRNKEKEVKSFSPFGNGLLTDRESKLLKRYLDATRSEMFFASAIIYVEGVGEQFVIPSIAKEVYGINLTEHNISVIPIHSRFFDPYLKIVQDSNLEIPAVAIIDGDSTELKEDDTETTAVANAKELEVTDRVVVMSGENTFEIDLFPNVETNNIYLKTCFENLNHKKSFENLINATKDEEENWSIGLIKRIDQTVMKGRFAQELSLLIDKDFQVPEYIEKAILHIAKCKNIEVNNAK
- a CDS encoding UvrD-helicase domain-containing protein, which codes for MLNDKQCRVVYDLTGNTIVSASPGSGKTKTLVARAQHKLETIPFHKSLALITYTNAGADEIAYRLADQDYKVFIGTIHRFCLEFILRPFGWIFNWHKPRVVTYNELNEFIEENKTLDLGSSPLDELNKIKKTLDGNLDTTVVWNNLTDIQTVANAFYDFLQNRKAIDFNEILYRSYKIIKEKDFVISSLANKFYEISIDEFQDTNIYQYEILKAIQQKKICTFFMVGDEKQRIYRFAGAIDNAFKRASLDFDAPIEILEVNYRSTSNIINTYSSLFENHPELINESEYKSIDYKVIFQQTKKDDHNTIVKNYIEYLVNKGNIEPSEIAILSLQWRDALSVSKALRNKFRIVGLGALPHKSLNNSTFNLVRCLSRFSHSITVKSLRIIRRAIELHVLENNLTISNTEFNYITNSLISKFGQIDNSLSLKDGIFELQKVFDIIFKVSHSAFDELLYLLDDDEAEQWTFEKYIETLSGVAGITINTIHQAKGLEYKVVILNQINENKIPYQMYLGQQNGNYIYEDLTEESIEDGRTLLYVGLSRAQAVLVILHNWKPSMFIQTLKSVNT
- a CDS encoding DUF3871 family protein — its product is MIRFLCKVYNLFIQANKSSYIDTFLERNVNAFEFNESIDKAISGNSNYHWFLS
- a CDS encoding LOG family protein — translated: MSIKRFKNFIKSESEFKSYISKSIYFKDIVVQNINFVNFPVDWKIYTFKNTIFINCELPQEDFVFLVMQGVFVYPKFKSLPYKPARRSLYTWKELMAKEDGETLTCDEKIYIHFNTTRFNPPMDDALAQRIHDYSIDSSLRELLLFDDEGMTEKKAVGFMGGHSMDRTSEFYIKTAKAARLLAESGYYIVTGGGPGIMEAANFGAYMANYTEADFYKALAILSDVKKTNPEQPEYLAENYLEQALRVLELYPEGNGNLAIPTWFYGHEPSNVFASHIAKYFSNSIREDILLAVCLYGVVYAPGSAGTTQEIFQEATQNHYGTYGYYSPMVFFGKKRYVEDTSLYSTLHQLAKGMEYKNLLFLTDHPEEVLEYIKAHPPKKK
- the lpxK gene encoding tetraacyldisaccharide 4'-kinase — translated: MKIFLYPFSGLYWLVTYIRNKFFDWGIYRSKTYRKPVIAVGNLSVGGTGKSPFVIYLIDLLKDKYLIGIMSRGYGRKTKGYQFANYETGFEDIGDEPMQFFERFRNKIVVGVDEKRAEGIDHLINDFNPEMFILDDAFQHRYVKADLYILLTDYFKPYYEDKILPVGRLREGKYGAKRAHIVVVTKCPEVVTEEDKKVIERKLKLQPYQALFFSKIVYEQKVKSFSFTLNIDEISHYKVLLVTGIAKYEEILEFSHSQFAYVKHLQYKDHHNFSESDIEDIENAYQNIKGDSIILTTEKDYMRLKHFQQLKNNLFYLPINIELDRPEEFNALVFDFLNRKTNG